A region of Mesoplodon densirostris isolate mMesDen1 chromosome 11, mMesDen1 primary haplotype, whole genome shotgun sequence DNA encodes the following proteins:
- the ZNF384 gene encoding zinc finger protein 384 isoform X4, producing the protein MEESHFNSNPYFWPSIPTVSGQIENTMFINKMKDQLLPEKGCGLAPPHYPTLLTVPASVSLPSGISMDTESKSDQLTPHSQASVTQNITVVPVPSTGLMTAGVSCSQRWRREGSQSRGPGLVITSPSGSLVTTASSAQTFPISAPMIVSALPPGSQALQVVPDLSKKVASTLTEEGGGGGGTVAAKPPRGRKKKRMLESGLPEMNDPYVLSPEDDDDHQKDGKTYRSEGNCGTGNGQSLGLMDSVPGSTTNLLCDPGCRMCSLTFYSKSEMQIHSKSHTETKPHKCPHCSKTFANSSYLAQHIRIHSGAKPYSCNFCEKSFRQLSHLQQHTRIHTGDRPYKCAHPGCEKAFTQLSNLQSHRRQHNKDKPFKCHNCHRAYTDATSLEVHLSTHTVKHAKVYTCTICSRAYTSETYLMKHMRKHNPPDLQQQVQAAAAAAAVAQAQAQAQAQAQAQAQAQAQAQAQASQASQQPQQQPPQPPHFQSPGAAPQGGGGGDSNPNPPPPCSFDLTPYKTAEHRKDICLTVSTSTIQVEHLASS; encoded by the exons ATGGAAGAATCTCACTTCAACTCTAACCCGTACTTCTGGCCTTCCATCCCCACGGTCTCAGGACAG ATTGAGAACACGATGTTCATCAACAAGATGAAGGACCAGCTGTTGCCGGAGAAGGGCTGTGGGCTGGCTCCGCCCCACTACCCCACCTTGCTGACAGTGCCTGCCTCGGTGTCCCTGCCCTCGGGCATCAGCATGGACACAGAGTCCAAGTCAGACCAGCTGACCCCACATAGCCAGGCGTCCGTTACCCAGAATATCACGGTGGTCCCTGTGCCGTCGACAGGACTGATGACCGCTG GCGTCTCCTGTTCTCAGAggtggagaagagaagggagtCAATCAAGGG GTCCCGGCTTGGTTATCACATCCCCCTCAGGCTCCCTCGTGACCACAGCCTCGTCAGCTCAGACCTTCCCCATTTCGGCTCCCATGATTGTCTCAGCTCTTCCCCCTGGCTCACAAGCCCTGCAGGTGGTCCCTGACCTCTCTAAGAAGGTAGCCTCGACCCTAACAGAggaaggcggcggcggcggcggcaccgTGGCCGCCAAGCCCCCCCGGGGCCGAAAGAAGAAGCGGATGCTGGAATCGGGGCTGCCCGAGATGAACGACCCTTACGTCCTCTCCCCTGAGGATGACGATGACCATCAGAAAGACGGCAAGACCTACAG GAGCGAAGGGAACTGCGGCACAGGAAATGGACAGAGCCTTGGGCTCATGGATTCAGTTCCCGGCTCCACCAcgaacttgctgtgtgaccctgg GTGCCGGATGTGCTCCCTGACGTTCTACTCGAAGTCGGAGATGCAGATCCACTCCAAGTCACACACCGAGACCAAGCCCCACAAGTGCCCACACTGCTCCAAGACGTTCGCCAACAGCTCCTACCTGGCCCAGCACATCCGTATCCACTCGGGGGCCAAGCCCTACAGTTGTAACTTCTGTGAGAAGTCCTTCCGccagctctcccacctccagcAGCACACCCG AATCCACACCGGGGATAGGCCGTACAAATGTGCACACCCGGGCTGCGAGAAAGCCTTCACACAGCTCTCCAACCTGCAG TCCCACAGGCGGCAGCACAACAAAGACAAACCCTTCAAGTGCCACAACTGCCACCGGGCGTACACGGACGCGACCTCGCTGGAGGTGCACCTGTCCACGCACACGGTGAAGCACGCCAAGGTGTACACCTGCACCATCTGCAGCCGGGCGTACACGTCG GAAACGTACCTGATGAAGCACATGCGCAAACACAACCCTCCTGATCTCCAGCAGCAGgtgcaggcggcggcggcggcggcggcggtggcccaggcccaggcccaggcccaggctcaAGCGCAGGCTCAAGCGCAGGCCCAAgcacaggcccaggcccaggcctccCAGGCTTCGCAGCAGCCACAGCAGCAGCCGCCACAGCCTCCGCACTTCCAGTCCCCGGGGGCGGCCCCCCAGGGCGGGGGTGGCGGGGACAGCAACCCCAATCCCCCGCCCCCGTGCTCCTTCGACCTGACCCCCTATAAGACGGCGGAGCACCGCAAGGACATCTGCCTCACCGTCAGCACCAGCACCATCCAGGTCGAGCACCTGGCCAGCTCGTAG
- the ZNF384 gene encoding zinc finger protein 384 isoform X7 gives MEESHFNSNPYFWPSIPTVSGQIENTMFINKMKDQLLPEKGCGLAPPHYPTLLTVPASVSLPSGISMDTESKSDQLTPHSQASVTQNITVVPVPSTGLMTAGVSCSQRWRREGSQSRGPGLVITSPSGSLVTTASSAQTFPISAPMIVSALPPGSQALQVVPDLSKKVASTLTEEGGGGGGTVAAKPPRGRKKKRMLESGLPEMNDPYVLSPEDDDDHQKDGKTYRCRMCSLTFYSKSEMQIHSKSHTETKPHKCPHCSKTFANSSYLAQHIRIHSGAKPYSCNFCEKSFRQLSHLQQHTRIHTGDRPYKCAHPGCEKAFTQLSNLQSHRRQHNKDKPFKCHNCHRAYTDATSLEVHLSTHTVKHAKVYTCTICSRAYTSETYLMKHMRKHNPPDLQQQVQAAAAAAAVAQAQAQAQAQAQAQAQAQAQAQAQASQASQQPQQQPPQPPHFQSPGAAPQGGGGGDSNPNPPPPCSFDLTPYKTAEHRKDICLTVSTSTIQVEHLASS, from the exons ATGGAAGAATCTCACTTCAACTCTAACCCGTACTTCTGGCCTTCCATCCCCACGGTCTCAGGACAG ATTGAGAACACGATGTTCATCAACAAGATGAAGGACCAGCTGTTGCCGGAGAAGGGCTGTGGGCTGGCTCCGCCCCACTACCCCACCTTGCTGACAGTGCCTGCCTCGGTGTCCCTGCCCTCGGGCATCAGCATGGACACAGAGTCCAAGTCAGACCAGCTGACCCCACATAGCCAGGCGTCCGTTACCCAGAATATCACGGTGGTCCCTGTGCCGTCGACAGGACTGATGACCGCTG GCGTCTCCTGTTCTCAGAggtggagaagagaagggagtCAATCAAGGG GTCCCGGCTTGGTTATCACATCCCCCTCAGGCTCCCTCGTGACCACAGCCTCGTCAGCTCAGACCTTCCCCATTTCGGCTCCCATGATTGTCTCAGCTCTTCCCCCTGGCTCACAAGCCCTGCAGGTGGTCCCTGACCTCTCTAAGAAGGTAGCCTCGACCCTAACAGAggaaggcggcggcggcggcggcaccgTGGCCGCCAAGCCCCCCCGGGGCCGAAAGAAGAAGCGGATGCTGGAATCGGGGCTGCCCGAGATGAACGACCCTTACGTCCTCTCCCCTGAGGATGACGATGACCATCAGAAAGACGGCAAGACCTACAG GTGCCGGATGTGCTCCCTGACGTTCTACTCGAAGTCGGAGATGCAGATCCACTCCAAGTCACACACCGAGACCAAGCCCCACAAGTGCCCACACTGCTCCAAGACGTTCGCCAACAGCTCCTACCTGGCCCAGCACATCCGTATCCACTCGGGGGCCAAGCCCTACAGTTGTAACTTCTGTGAGAAGTCCTTCCGccagctctcccacctccagcAGCACACCCG AATCCACACCGGGGATAGGCCGTACAAATGTGCACACCCGGGCTGCGAGAAAGCCTTCACACAGCTCTCCAACCTGCAG TCCCACAGGCGGCAGCACAACAAAGACAAACCCTTCAAGTGCCACAACTGCCACCGGGCGTACACGGACGCGACCTCGCTGGAGGTGCACCTGTCCACGCACACGGTGAAGCACGCCAAGGTGTACACCTGCACCATCTGCAGCCGGGCGTACACGTCG GAAACGTACCTGATGAAGCACATGCGCAAACACAACCCTCCTGATCTCCAGCAGCAGgtgcaggcggcggcggcggcggcggcggtggcccaggcccaggcccaggcccaggctcaAGCGCAGGCTCAAGCGCAGGCCCAAgcacaggcccaggcccaggcctccCAGGCTTCGCAGCAGCCACAGCAGCAGCCGCCACAGCCTCCGCACTTCCAGTCCCCGGGGGCGGCCCCCCAGGGCGGGGGTGGCGGGGACAGCAACCCCAATCCCCCGCCCCCGTGCTCCTTCGACCTGACCCCCTATAAGACGGCGGAGCACCGCAAGGACATCTGCCTCACCGTCAGCACCAGCACCATCCAGGTCGAGCACCTGGCCAGCTCGTAG